In one Buteo buteo chromosome 10, bButBut1.hap1.1, whole genome shotgun sequence genomic region, the following are encoded:
- the LOC142035430 gene encoding uncharacterized protein LOC142035430 isoform X2, protein MRLSPVRSLTMALCMLLLFPGALQLCIHTDCFVVSIEVLPENLKQPPVVAESVASEWSSTIGLRSPRGWTRLRMAVAPEGPKQPPAVADSMASEWTSTIGLRSPHGWTRFRMALAPEGLKQLPVGTESVASELYCPLRQLWDHLVQLDRTWQLCRAGQTLWLFHVVWIALGRWRNVKRPQGQGGGQTASTSVGTGRLGKRTVSSYELLCLMEVKIALLVRSLRRTHRLCLKELRRQYSSKVAREEEWQPAEGSWAEGTSADCSLSC, encoded by the exons ATGAGGCTCAGTCCAGTTCGATCCCTCACCATGGCTCTCTGCATGTTGCTTCTGTTCCCTGGTGCCCTTCAGCTTTGCATCCACACTGACTGCTTCGTAGTCAGCATAGAAGTCCTTCCTGAAAACCTGAAGCAGCCACCCGTTGTCGCTGAGAGCGTGGCCTCTGAATGGAGCAGCACCATTGGCCTTCGCAGCCCCCGCGGCTGGACCAGGCTCAGGATGGCCGTCGCTCCTGAGGGCCCGAAGCAACCGCCCGCTGTCGCCGACAGCATGGCCTCCGAATGGACCAGCACCATTGGCCTTCGCAGCCCCCACGGCTGGACCAGGTTCAGGATGGCCCTCGCTCCTGAGGGCCTGAAGCAACTGCCCGTTGGCACAGAGAGCGTAGCCTCTGAGCTGTACTGCCCTCTGCGCCAGCTTTGGGACCACCTTGTCCAGCTCGACAGGACCTGGCAGCTTTGCAGGGCCGGGCAAACCCTGTGGCTGTTCCACGTGGTTTGGATTGCACTTGGCCGCTGGAGAAATGTGAAGAGACCCCAGGGACAG GGAGGTGGACAGACGGCCTCAACTTCCGTGGGGACAGGCCGCCTGGGAAAGCGCACCGTCTCCAGCTACGAATTGCTCTGCCTAATGGAGGTCAAAATCGCCTTGCTGGTCAGGAGCCTGAGGCGCACCCACCGCCTCTGCCTGAAAGAGCTCCGGCGCCAGTACTCCAGCAAGGTGGCACGAGAAGAAG AGTGGCAGCCAGCCGAAGGCTCGTGGGCTGAGGGCACCTCCGCTGactgcagcctctcctgctAG
- the LOC142035430 gene encoding uncharacterized protein LOC142035430 isoform X1 → MRLSPVRSLTMALCMLLLFPGALQLCIHTDCFVVSIEVLPENLKQPPVVAESVASEWSSTIGLRSPRGWTRLRMAVAPEGPKQPPAVADSMASEWTSTIGLRSPHGWTRFRMALAPEGLKQLPVGTESVASELYCPLRQLWDHLVQLDRTWQLCRAGQTLWLFHVVWIALGRWRNVKRPQGQGGGQTASTSVGTGRLGKRTVSSYELLCLMEVKIALLVRSLRRTHRLCLKELRRQYSSKVAREEANREFSSEWQPAEGSWAEGTSADCSLSC, encoded by the exons ATGAGGCTCAGTCCAGTTCGATCCCTCACCATGGCTCTCTGCATGTTGCTTCTGTTCCCTGGTGCCCTTCAGCTTTGCATCCACACTGACTGCTTCGTAGTCAGCATAGAAGTCCTTCCTGAAAACCTGAAGCAGCCACCCGTTGTCGCTGAGAGCGTGGCCTCTGAATGGAGCAGCACCATTGGCCTTCGCAGCCCCCGCGGCTGGACCAGGCTCAGGATGGCCGTCGCTCCTGAGGGCCCGAAGCAACCGCCCGCTGTCGCCGACAGCATGGCCTCCGAATGGACCAGCACCATTGGCCTTCGCAGCCCCCACGGCTGGACCAGGTTCAGGATGGCCCTCGCTCCTGAGGGCCTGAAGCAACTGCCCGTTGGCACAGAGAGCGTAGCCTCTGAGCTGTACTGCCCTCTGCGCCAGCTTTGGGACCACCTTGTCCAGCTCGACAGGACCTGGCAGCTTTGCAGGGCCGGGCAAACCCTGTGGCTGTTCCACGTGGTTTGGATTGCACTTGGCCGCTGGAGAAATGTGAAGAGACCCCAGGGACAG GGAGGTGGACAGACGGCCTCAACTTCCGTGGGGACAGGCCGCCTGGGAAAGCGCACCGTCTCCAGCTACGAATTGCTCTGCCTAATGGAGGTCAAAATCGCCTTGCTGGTCAGGAGCCTGAGGCGCACCCACCGCCTCTGCCTGAAAGAGCTCCGGCGCCAGTACTCCAGCAAGGTGGCACGAGAAGAAG CTAACAGGGAATTCTCTTCAGAGTGGCAGCCAGCCGAAGGCTCGTGGGCTGAGGGCACCTCCGCTGactgcagcctctcctgctAG